From the genome of Paucidesulfovibrio longus DSM 6739, one region includes:
- a CDS encoding sigma-54 dependent transcriptional regulator, translating into MKGRVLIVDDEPGIRSSFGFLLRMEGLETHEADGCESALLALEEAGEGGFDLVLADILLRGPSGIELLERAKEIRPLLPVVMVTGEPSVDTAAAALRHGAFDYVTKPVERETLLRVAARALEHGALLRSEACLRRELRTREENIRALLNATTESALLMTREGIVIYANRVAAERIGLPLDEMPGLRAEDMGLASDVLARRKDKAEEAFALGRPVRFRDERLGRVYLNSYYPVLGEEGSAERLAIFAQDITRLTNLEERLRERRGPAGMIGVAPAMQQVYERIEQLGEVDSSVLLAGESGTGKELAAAAIHAASGRSGGPLVKVNCAALADSLLDAELFGHVRGAFTGAVRDRVGRIEAAAGGTLFLDEIGDIPLRTQQKLLRFLENREYERVGDSRTLEADVRVVAATNADLPAKVARGEFREDLYYRLKVMVVRMPSLRERAEDIPALAEHFALEFAQAFGKDISGPDPAALRVLQAHSWPGNVRELRHALEHACILCPGGEIGAEHLPRDLLSPRAPTRPATGAGEDERRELLDALERTNWNKSQAARLLGISRGSLYNRLRAHGIA; encoded by the coding sequence GTGAAGGGCCGCGTGCTCATTGTGGACGACGAACCCGGCATCCGCTCGTCTTTCGGCTTTCTGCTGCGCATGGAGGGCCTGGAAACCCACGAGGCGGACGGCTGCGAGAGCGCGCTGCTCGCGCTGGAGGAAGCGGGCGAGGGCGGATTCGACCTCGTGCTCGCGGACATCCTGCTTCGCGGCCCGTCCGGCATCGAGCTGCTCGAGCGCGCCAAGGAGATTCGTCCGCTTCTGCCCGTGGTCATGGTCACGGGCGAACCTTCCGTGGACACGGCCGCGGCCGCGCTGCGCCACGGCGCGTTCGACTACGTGACCAAGCCCGTGGAGCGCGAGACCCTGCTGCGGGTCGCGGCCCGCGCGCTGGAGCACGGCGCCCTGCTGCGCAGCGAGGCCTGCCTGCGCCGCGAGCTGCGCACGCGCGAGGAGAACATCCGCGCCCTGCTCAACGCCACCACGGAATCCGCCCTGCTCATGACGCGGGAGGGGATCGTCATCTACGCCAACCGGGTGGCTGCGGAGCGGATCGGCCTGCCGCTCGACGAGATGCCGGGCCTGCGGGCGGAAGACATGGGCCTCGCGTCCGACGTGCTGGCGCGCCGCAAGGACAAGGCCGAGGAAGCCTTCGCCCTGGGGCGACCGGTCCGCTTCCGGGACGAGCGCCTGGGGCGGGTCTACCTGAACAGCTATTATCCGGTCCTGGGCGAGGAAGGCTCCGCCGAGCGGCTGGCCATCTTCGCGCAGGACATCACCCGGCTCACGAACCTGGAGGAGCGCCTGCGCGAGCGGCGCGGGCCTGCGGGAATGATCGGCGTCGCCCCGGCCATGCAGCAGGTCTACGAACGCATCGAGCAGCTCGGCGAAGTGGATTCCTCGGTGCTGCTCGCGGGCGAGTCCGGCACGGGCAAGGAGCTGGCCGCCGCCGCGATCCACGCGGCCAGCGGGCGGTCCGGGGGGCCGTTGGTCAAGGTCAACTGCGCGGCCCTGGCGGACTCCCTTCTGGACGCGGAACTTTTCGGCCATGTGCGCGGGGCGTTCACCGGGGCGGTGCGCGACAGGGTCGGCCGCATCGAGGCGGCGGCGGGCGGAACGCTCTTCCTGGACGAGATCGGCGACATCCCGCTGCGGACCCAGCAGAAGCTGCTGCGCTTCCTGGAAAACAGGGAATACGAGCGGGTCGGGGATTCCCGGACCCTGGAGGCGGACGTGCGCGTGGTCGCCGCCACCAACGCGGACCTGCCCGCCAAGGTGGCCAGGGGCGAGTTCCGCGAAGATCTGTACTATCGGCTCAAGGTCATGGTGGTGCGCATGCCGTCGCTGCGGGAGCGCGCCGAGGACATTCCCGCATTGGCCGAACATTTCGCGCTGGAATTCGCGCAAGCGTTCGGCAAGGACATTTCCGGCCCGGACCCGGCGGCCCTGCGCGTTCTCCAGGCCCATTCCTGGCCGGGCAACGTGCGGGAGCTGCGCCACGCGCTGGAGCACGCCTGCATTCTCTGTCCGGGCGGCGAAATCGGCGCGGAACATCTGCCCAGGGATCTGCTTTCGCCGCGTGCGCCGACCCGTCCGGCCACGGGGGCCGGGGAGGACGAGCGGCGCGAGTTGCTGGACGCGCTGGAACGGACGAACTGGAACAAATCCCAGGCGGCGCGCCTTCTTGGCATCAGCCGGGGCAGCCTCTACAATCGGCTGCGCGCGCACGGCATTGCGTGA
- a CDS encoding pyrimidine/purine nucleotide monophosphate nucleosidase domain-containing protein: MSTIVTIPIISRQLGVTELTEREAGRIRTALTCESHRLVEIIGALINIHKKDYNDTRAVREKFRHMRVELQKKNGDYALICTGVPRDCLYDGEHVIEQSVEQVSSAMRDIVFPPAPKNGLGTSEERSAYVKKFVEHSGMLYRGERGLVVFTWGGHRVSREEYDFAKVLAYWLGLFMPDMENITGCGDGIMKAPFKGVQVAYGKQRTFKRFGMRDYIGFTEQGILAAEAPNELVNRLVVFPTIEQRMEAFIRASHRGRAHPGGPGTIEEIMTMLALLSNPENQNIPFSFEMVEETGGVYFKELDEYLRICFKDALDGLYDVFCCEPQTYARHVAETTRKLPMRYLWNDDFHFEERLQTPFEVSFESMEALDLSRNQEACSLLINLRRFFSAVVHLSVKDPDMLDSWGDERPLIRGDRDILRATDDLVKKLERQGRIHPEKKYATPYRVA, translated from the coding sequence ATGAGCACCATCGTGACCATTCCGATCATCAGCCGCCAGCTCGGCGTGACCGAGCTCACCGAACGCGAGGCCGGACGCATCCGCACGGCCCTGACCTGCGAGAGCCACCGCCTCGTGGAGATCATCGGCGCCCTGATCAACATCCATAAGAAGGACTACAACGACACCCGCGCCGTGCGCGAAAAATTCCGGCACATGCGCGTGGAGCTGCAGAAGAAGAACGGCGACTACGCCCTGATCTGCACGGGCGTGCCCCGCGACTGCCTCTACGACGGCGAGCACGTCATCGAACAGTCCGTGGAGCAGGTTTCCTCGGCCATGCGCGACATCGTCTTCCCGCCCGCGCCGAAAAACGGGCTCGGCACTTCCGAGGAACGCTCGGCCTACGTGAAGAAGTTCGTGGAGCACTCCGGCATGCTCTATCGCGGCGAGCGCGGCCTCGTGGTCTTCACCTGGGGCGGCCACCGCGTCAGCCGCGAGGAGTACGACTTCGCCAAGGTGCTGGCCTATTGGCTGGGCCTGTTCATGCCGGACATGGAGAACATCACGGGCTGCGGCGACGGCATCATGAAGGCCCCGTTCAAGGGCGTGCAGGTGGCCTACGGCAAGCAGCGCACCTTCAAGCGCTTCGGCATGCGCGACTACATCGGCTTCACCGAGCAGGGCATCCTGGCGGCCGAAGCGCCCAACGAGCTGGTCAACCGGCTGGTGGTCTTCCCCACCATCGAGCAGCGCATGGAGGCGTTCATCCGCGCGTCGCACCGGGGGCGCGCCCACCCCGGCGGCCCCGGCACCATCGAGGAGATCATGACCATGCTGGCCCTGCTCTCCAACCCGGAAAACCAGAACATCCCCTTCTCCTTCGAGATGGTCGAGGAGACGGGCGGGGTCTATTTCAAGGAATTGGACGAATATCTGCGGATCTGCTTCAAGGACGCCCTGGACGGGCTTTACGATGTCTTCTGCTGCGAGCCCCAGACCTATGCCCGGCACGTGGCCGAAACCACGCGCAAGCTGCCCATGCGCTACCTCTGGAACGACGACTTCCATTTCGAGGAGCGGCTGCAAACCCCCTTCGAGGTCAGCTTCGAGAGCATGGAGGCGCTCGACCTCTCCCGCAACCAGGAAGCCTGCTCCCTGCTCATCAATCTGCGGCGATTCTTCTCCGCCGTGGTCCACCTCAGCGTCAAGGATCCGGACATGCTCGACTCCTGGGGCGACGAGCGCCCCCTGATCCGGGGCGACAGGGACATCCTCCGGGCCACGGACGACCTGGTCAAGAAGCTGGAACGCCAGGGCCGCATCCACCCCGAAAAGAAATACGCCACCCCGTACAGGGTGGCGTAG
- a CDS encoding ABC transporter substrate-binding protein produces MPGNEGFPVRLSFESLPRLPGPRWLRLAAPLLLGLLLAGILFRQGFWQGPEPYQIGVIGTMERSDTPFGRSTRLFLELRKDEINRAGGLGGVPVTYRFLSPKDPDFREQVERAAADPQVIALACGSSSTSADKIIDVVGRSGIPWIAGNFSLERLYRGRPNVFTADPGEGANMTILEAFLDDGGFDVVLYAGDKGNVFGNAIAGNLAARTDAPYGFQALINDWNGGTQTWEFLRDRIAAARRPIIVSGYGSSDTSELLALLHQKGVSCPLMPTYSDMISMLGKLDERIRPDVSLLRLQMRGDDIMSLEYLRSRERFVREIRRHGVQDDYVLRGMEYGDLVGVTAHAWRVGSRSGEASPREAILRGMAELQDGKGYYRGWTRDWAYTREGALDDVPSLLWKAPGSLQVKLYPVQYVLVGGQVRRSFTKYVHMDVANVRDVNVSTGTFDAEVNVSLQCAEPLALDLLDILDFSNVARSPETNRPLLDSVPLETNRKLGGEIPLYRSRYKVFARFSFTPRLAAYPFDVQEIGIGLRSPDPELPLEVQPANGHALDEEFSAEGWKVVDSLVGTETEHISDVDLSTDRLVQAGNTRYVFHWRLKRLPVDFLLKTVVPLAIILLLAYLSIFVSSEASSRVEIQAVCLLAVVALYFTVAKPSSGIATIYDKTFLLAYVSILAVVLPTILVRICEKRGLARAGIAMRRVQLALQPLLMCAGGVWLSFGC; encoded by the coding sequence ATGCCCGGAAATGAAGGCTTTCCTGTGCGGTTGAGCTTCGAGTCCCTGCCTCGGCTCCCTGGCCCGCGCTGGCTGCGGCTCGCTGCGCCGCTGCTGCTCGGACTTCTGCTGGCCGGGATCCTGTTCCGGCAGGGTTTCTGGCAGGGCCCGGAGCCGTATCAGATAGGCGTCATCGGCACCATGGAACGTTCGGACACGCCTTTTGGACGCTCGACGCGGCTGTTCCTCGAACTTCGAAAGGACGAGATCAACCGGGCCGGGGGCCTGGGCGGAGTGCCCGTCACGTATCGATTCCTTTCCCCCAAAGATCCGGACTTCCGCGAGCAGGTCGAGCGGGCAGCGGCCGACCCGCAGGTCATCGCCCTTGCCTGCGGATCGAGTTCCACAAGCGCCGACAAGATTATCGACGTGGTGGGGCGGTCCGGGATTCCGTGGATCGCAGGCAATTTTTCGCTGGAAAGGCTCTACCGCGGGCGTCCGAACGTGTTCACCGCCGATCCCGGCGAGGGCGCGAACATGACGATACTCGAAGCGTTCCTGGACGACGGCGGGTTCGACGTGGTCCTCTACGCCGGGGACAAGGGTAACGTCTTCGGGAATGCCATCGCCGGAAATTTGGCTGCGCGCACGGATGCGCCCTATGGATTCCAAGCCCTGATCAACGACTGGAACGGGGGAACGCAGACTTGGGAATTCTTGCGCGACCGGATCGCCGCTGCAAGGCGGCCGATTATCGTCAGCGGATACGGAAGCTCCGATACCAGCGAACTCCTCGCGTTGTTGCATCAGAAGGGGGTTTCGTGTCCGCTGATGCCGACGTATTCGGACATGATCTCGATGTTGGGCAAGCTTGACGAGCGCATCCGGCCGGACGTGTCCCTGCTGCGATTGCAGATGCGCGGCGACGACATCATGTCCCTGGAATACCTTCGTTCACGCGAGCGCTTCGTCAGGGAAATCCGTCGGCACGGAGTGCAGGACGACTACGTGCTTCGAGGCATGGAATATGGCGACCTCGTCGGCGTGACCGCGCATGCGTGGAGGGTCGGCAGCCGCAGCGGGGAAGCGTCCCCGCGCGAAGCGATCCTGAGGGGCATGGCGGAACTGCAGGACGGGAAGGGATATTACCGTGGATGGACGCGGGACTGGGCCTATACGCGGGAAGGAGCGCTGGACGACGTGCCTTCGCTGCTCTGGAAGGCGCCCGGCAGCCTCCAGGTCAAGCTCTACCCCGTGCAGTACGTTCTGGTCGGGGGGCAGGTCCGGCGCAGCTTCACCAAGTACGTTCATATGGATGTGGCGAACGTCAGGGACGTCAACGTCAGCACCGGCACGTTCGACGCGGAGGTGAACGTCTCCTTGCAGTGCGCGGAGCCTCTGGCCCTGGATCTTTTGGATATTCTCGATTTTTCCAACGTCGCCAGAAGTCCGGAGACGAACCGTCCGCTGCTGGATTCCGTTCCTCTTGAAACCAACAGGAAGCTGGGGGGGGAAATCCCCCTGTATCGAAGCCGCTACAAGGTCTTCGCAAGATTCAGCTTCACGCCCCGTCTGGCCGCGTATCCCTTTGACGTGCAGGAGATCGGCATCGGACTGCGCTCTCCCGATCCCGAACTGCCTTTGGAGGTGCAGCCCGCGAACGGGCATGCGCTGGATGAGGAGTTCAGCGCGGAGGGCTGGAAGGTTGTGGACAGTCTGGTCGGCACGGAAACGGAACACATCTCGGACGTTGATCTTTCCACGGACCGGCTGGTCCAGGCGGGAAACACGCGCTACGTGTTCCATTGGCGTCTGAAGAGGCTGCCGGTGGATTTTCTTCTCAAGACAGTGGTGCCGCTGGCGATCATTCTTCTGCTGGCCTACCTGTCGATCTTCGTTTCCTCCGAGGCCTCCTCGCGGGTGGAGATCCAGGCGGTCTGTCTGCTGGCCGTCGTCGCCCTCTACTTCACCGTCGCCAAACCCTCCTCGGGAATCGCCACGATCTACGACAAGACGTTCCTATTGGCCTATGTTTCGATTCTTGCCGTGGTGCTGCCGACCATCCTGGTCCGGATATGCGAAAAGCGCGGCCTCGCCCGGGCCGGGATTGCCATGCGCCGGGTGCAGCTCGCGCTCCAGCCGCTGCTCATGTGCGCCGGGGGAGTCTGGCTCAGCTTCGGATGCTGA
- a CDS encoding 6-hydroxymethylpterin diphosphokinase MptE-like protein yields MNLAACRTDRLALSEWNGETVVALGPVDVDPKIPRSHVLSIPKLQFVNPAKLCARLPEAFWERKVLFVLPAEADKEEAQATLLVQKHVLARVYLAFFHRRPMSEMDQTLTSLMGALKDPTRSLSQLRNYPWLLRYPLADKLRGLGAGRPALILLAGPSLQEILPRLPELAERCLVICIARTLRPCLEAGVEPDFVIQYDTNMEQRQFYEGVPRLENTVLVCLSSAHVHPVAELFRGLFLRASFGQAFLPNSFVLRDGVEGSLIACLGLVEALGSSKVYVSGADLSWPGTGERYVGQGDNQAVEAGDRDVRAYTQDGMSVELGRRDNRLVHSSIGFIAAALKAGEAAAEISAATGASFYTLSEATLLPEKEFPPSALDEVLAQPPLDRAGLLAGLDRALAVREPIDLKSLWTFLHDNERGLRAYIDLFTLKRVDPASRKTIMDDPMVRVLSNMRGACWHRLNDPLRSAERLLVAWRDAYADARKFTLAHLLTAKKAPLLLLCAQDEEQQLRVLLERLIPGCVLAVRRSAILGHRGDQDDFFDDRHLPHLLADAELVLVSPKAMERHAHFWELAPDDKVIDLRALGPAVGSRDARK; encoded by the coding sequence ATGAATCTTGCCGCATGTCGAACGGACAGGCTGGCGCTTTCGGAGTGGAACGGGGAAACCGTGGTCGCCCTCGGCCCGGTGGACGTGGACCCGAAGATTCCGCGCAGCCACGTCCTCTCCATTCCCAAGCTGCAATTCGTCAATCCGGCCAAGCTGTGCGCCCGGCTGCCCGAAGCATTCTGGGAGCGCAAGGTCTTGTTCGTGCTTCCCGCCGAGGCGGACAAGGAAGAGGCGCAGGCCACGCTCCTGGTCCAGAAGCATGTCCTGGCCCGCGTCTATCTCGCCTTTTTCCACCGCAGACCCATGTCGGAGATGGACCAGACCCTGACCTCGCTGATGGGCGCGCTCAAGGATCCGACCAGGAGCCTGAGCCAGCTGCGCAACTACCCCTGGCTGCTGCGCTACCCTCTGGCGGACAAGCTGCGCGGCCTGGGCGCGGGCAGACCCGCCCTGATCCTGCTGGCCGGGCCGTCCCTTCAGGAAATTTTGCCGCGCCTGCCGGAGCTGGCCGAGCGCTGTCTGGTCATCTGCATCGCCCGGACCCTGCGCCCCTGCCTGGAGGCCGGGGTGGAGCCGGATTTCGTGATCCAGTACGACACGAACATGGAGCAGCGCCAGTTTTACGAAGGGGTGCCCCGGCTGGAGAATACCGTGCTGGTGTGCCTGTCCTCGGCCCACGTGCATCCCGTGGCCGAGCTGTTTCGCGGGCTGTTCCTGCGCGCCAGCTTCGGGCAGGCCTTCCTGCCCAATTCCTTTGTCCTGCGCGACGGCGTGGAGGGCTCGCTCATCGCCTGCCTTGGGCTTGTCGAAGCGCTGGGCTCGTCCAAGGTCTACGTCAGCGGTGCGGATCTGAGCTGGCCCGGCACGGGCGAGCGCTACGTCGGGCAGGGGGACAACCAAGCGGTAGAGGCCGGAGATAGGGACGTGCGGGCCTACACGCAGGACGGCATGAGCGTGGAGCTCGGCCGTCGCGACAATCGGCTCGTGCATTCCTCGATAGGCTTTATCGCGGCCGCGCTCAAGGCCGGGGAGGCCGCTGCGGAAATCTCCGCCGCGACCGGGGCAAGCTTTTATACGCTCAGCGAGGCCACCCTGCTCCCGGAAAAGGAATTTCCCCCGTCGGCCTTGGATGAGGTTCTGGCCCAGCCTCCCCTGGACCGCGCCGGCCTGCTGGCAGGCCTGGACCGCGCCCTGGCCGTGCGCGAGCCCATCGACCTCAAGTCGCTCTGGACCTTCCTGCACGACAACGAGCGCGGCCTGCGCGCATACATCGACCTCTTCACGCTCAAGCGGGTCGATCCCGCCAGCCGCAAGACCATCATGGACGATCCCATGGTCCGGGTGCTTTCGAACATGCGCGGCGCCTGCTGGCACAGGCTCAACGATCCCCTGCGCAGCGCGGAGCGGCTGTTGGTCGCCTGGCGCGACGCCTACGCGGATGCCCGCAAATTCACGCTGGCGCACCTCCTGACCGCCAAGAAAGCGCCGCTGCTGCTGCTCTGCGCCCAGGACGAGGAGCAGCAGCTGCGAGTACTGCTGGAGCGTCTGATTCCGGGCTGCGTCTTGGCGGTTCGCCGGAGCGCGATCCTGGGTCACCGCGGGGATCAGGACGACTTTTTTGACGACCGCCACCTGCCGCATCTGCTGGCCGACGCCGAGCTCGTGCTGGTTTCGCCGAAGGCCATGGAGCGCCATGCCCATTTCTGGGAACTGGCTCCGGACGACAAGGTCATTGACCTGCGCGCGCTGGGCCCGGCGGTCGGCAGCCGGGATGCCCGGAAATGA
- a CDS encoding CDP-glycerol glycerophosphotransferase family protein, translating to MGNEGLDEYLRKYVKIRAQYTIVGNRTPKSKRVYVFIGRGRGGFAGNTKYLFLHFLKHHPELECWYLTQEKADYKELRAAKLPVVFHPSPEAVDILPRAGTVVVEAISFRNHLYYPLIEGARQVQLWHGVGNKKIGFQLAGASVLAGKDQTLIEDHSDYDLIVSTSPFYTDEVFRKSMHAREFVSLGYPRTDVLFRPLDAWSMVGCDREAYTAVVKARKKGPVVLFAPTFRDTDVNPLTQDALDFERFADYFGKRGAHLLIKPHGRVPVRIGHLPPHVTICNADSDIYPFFPLADLMITDYSSIFTEYLLMDRPVLFFWADFESYMSVDRGFQFPFEEMCPGPKCRDATSLFRALEHVLSGGADEWAEARRALRDKAFLHQDGKAGERIAAHLLQGEYAPGAC from the coding sequence ATGGGGAACGAAGGGCTCGACGAGTATTTGCGAAAATACGTCAAGATCAGGGCGCAGTATACGATCGTGGGCAACCGCACGCCCAAGTCGAAGCGCGTCTACGTGTTCATCGGACGCGGACGCGGCGGTTTCGCCGGAAACACGAAATACCTCTTCCTGCATTTCCTGAAGCACCACCCCGAGCTGGAGTGCTGGTATCTGACCCAGGAGAAGGCCGACTACAAGGAGCTGCGCGCGGCCAAGCTGCCCGTGGTCTTCCATCCCTCGCCCGAGGCCGTGGACATCCTTCCCCGCGCCGGGACCGTGGTGGTCGAGGCCATCAGCTTCCGCAACCATCTCTACTATCCGCTCATCGAGGGGGCGCGGCAGGTCCAGCTCTGGCACGGGGTCGGCAACAAGAAGATCGGATTCCAGCTCGCGGGCGCGTCCGTGCTCGCCGGCAAGGACCAGACCCTGATCGAGGACCACAGCGACTACGACCTGATCGTTTCCACCTCGCCGTTCTACACGGACGAGGTCTTCCGCAAGTCCATGCACGCCAGGGAATTCGTCTCCCTGGGCTACCCGCGCACGGACGTGCTCTTCCGGCCGCTGGACGCCTGGAGCATGGTCGGCTGCGACCGCGAGGCCTACACCGCCGTGGTCAAGGCCCGCAAGAAAGGCCCGGTGGTGCTTTTCGCGCCCACGTTCCGGGACACGGACGTCAATCCACTGACACAGGACGCGCTCGATTTCGAGCGTTTCGCGGATTATTTCGGCAAGCGCGGCGCGCACCTGCTGATCAAGCCCCACGGCCGCGTGCCCGTGCGCATCGGCCACCTGCCCCCGCACGTGACCATTTGCAACGCGGACAGCGACATCTACCCGTTTTTTCCCCTCGCGGACTTGATGATCACGGACTATTCCTCCATATTCACGGAGTATTTGCTCATGGATCGGCCCGTGCTCTTCTTCTGGGCCGACTTCGAGAGCTACATGTCCGTGGACCGGGGATTCCAGTTTCCCTTCGAGGAGATGTGCCCCGGACCCAAGTGCCGCGACGCGACGAGCCTGTTCCGCGCGCTGGAGCATGTCCTCTCCGGCGGGGCGGACGAGTGGGCCGAGGCCCGAAGGGCGCTGCGGGACAAGGCGTTTTTGCACCAGGATGGAAAAGCCGGCGAGCGCATCGCCGCGCACCTGCTCCAGGGCGAATACGCGCCCGGTGCGTGCTGA
- a CDS encoding Lon protease family protein, with translation MPSTTDKHKVALENLRWRLDPASLSFKSTDDLEPLADIVGQQRGVEAFRFGMGMDRKGYNIFVTGPAGTGKMFTVKKLLKELSGGDGVPDDLCYVNNFKHPESPILLRFDAGRGAGFKKGMHDFLESIKKEVPQLFESEEYIGRKNQIMEAHEKQVREFYKAVEDKVKDTDLVVVNMQMGPVQRPDVVPLVDGEPKRMVEVEEMVEKGRFPAEELERLKKRRSEIKEELDHIVIEVKRLNKEVKEKSEEVDRLMFLALAKEYIRPLREEYCGEGKDDTDEKGEKDEQEAKVARYVDAVLDDMVENLDTIKMLGARPQQAGPMMMMAPPPEVVFHPYQVNLLVDNSEQDGPPVIIESYPTYRNLFGSIERIMDRNGGWRTDYTKIKAGSFVKANGGFLVLNLMDAIMEPGVWQTLKRSLKTEEIEIQTFDPYYFLTATGLKPESIPMQVKVVVMGDPYLYQMLRRYDPDTHKIFKVRADIETSMDRTDERVLQVARFIRSVADKRGLKPFDASAVARVTERAVRMSGRQEKISTFFPHLADLVDEAAYFADQCESCAAVTAEHVEKAIEAKIYRSNQVEERLQEMIDRGSLFVSTDGEEVGQINGLAVYSMGDHMFGKPSRITAVTSLGKEGLINIEREADLSGPTHNKGMLILAGWLRRMFAQDKPMALAASIAFEQSYGGVDGDSASSTELYALLSSLSGLPIRQDIAVTGSVNQKGEVQPIGGVNEKIEGFYLCCKSAGLTGRQGVMIPKANVKDLMLRQEVVDAVDQGRFNVWAVARIEDGAELLMGKPAGSRGKNGKYPKNSIFGLADAKLLEMAEAIQKFGKDKDEDKKKSGKKSAAKK, from the coding sequence ATGCCGTCCACAACCGACAAGCACAAAGTGGCACTGGAAAATCTGCGGTGGCGTCTGGACCCGGCGTCGTTGTCCTTCAAGAGCACGGATGATCTCGAACCCCTGGCGGACATCGTCGGCCAGCAGCGCGGGGTGGAGGCGTTCCGCTTCGGCATGGGCATGGACCGCAAGGGATACAACATCTTCGTCACCGGCCCGGCGGGCACGGGCAAGATGTTCACGGTCAAGAAGCTGCTCAAGGAGCTTTCCGGCGGCGACGGCGTGCCGGACGACCTCTGCTACGTGAACAATTTCAAGCATCCGGAATCGCCCATCCTGCTCCGTTTCGACGCGGGCCGGGGCGCGGGGTTCAAGAAGGGCATGCACGACTTCCTGGAGAGCATCAAGAAGGAGGTTCCCCAGCTCTTCGAGTCCGAGGAATACATCGGGCGCAAGAACCAGATCATGGAGGCCCACGAAAAGCAGGTCCGCGAGTTCTACAAGGCCGTGGAAGACAAGGTCAAGGACACGGACCTGGTGGTGGTCAACATGCAGATGGGCCCGGTGCAGCGGCCCGACGTCGTGCCCCTGGTGGACGGCGAGCCCAAGCGCATGGTCGAGGTCGAGGAGATGGTCGAGAAGGGCCGTTTTCCGGCGGAGGAGCTGGAACGGCTCAAGAAGCGGCGCAGCGAGATCAAGGAAGAGCTGGACCACATCGTCATCGAGGTCAAGCGGCTGAACAAGGAGGTCAAGGAGAAGAGCGAGGAGGTGGACCGGCTCATGTTCCTGGCCCTGGCCAAGGAATACATCCGCCCGCTGCGGGAGGAGTATTGCGGCGAGGGCAAGGACGATACGGACGAAAAGGGCGAAAAGGACGAGCAGGAGGCCAAGGTCGCGCGCTACGTGGACGCCGTGCTCGACGACATGGTCGAGAACCTGGACACCATCAAGATGCTCGGCGCGCGGCCCCAGCAGGCCGGGCCCATGATGATGATGGCCCCGCCGCCCGAGGTGGTCTTCCACCCCTATCAGGTCAACCTGCTGGTGGACAATTCCGAGCAGGACGGCCCGCCCGTGATCATCGAATCCTACCCCACCTACCGCAACCTCTTCGGGTCCATCGAGCGGATCATGGACCGCAACGGCGGCTGGCGCACGGACTACACCAAGATCAAGGCGGGTTCCTTCGTCAAGGCCAACGGCGGCTTTCTGGTGCTCAACCTCATGGACGCGATCATGGAGCCGGGCGTCTGGCAGACGCTGAAGCGCTCCCTGAAGACCGAGGAAATCGAAATCCAGACCTTTGACCCGTATTATTTCCTGACGGCCACGGGCCTGAAGCCGGAATCCATCCCCATGCAGGTCAAGGTCGTGGTCATGGGCGACCCCTACCTCTACCAGATGCTGCGCCGCTACGACCCGGACACGCACAAGATATTCAAGGTCCGGGCCGACATCGAGACGAGCATGGACCGCACGGACGAGCGCGTGCTCCAGGTGGCCCGGTTCATCCGCAGCGTGGCGGACAAGCGCGGCCTCAAGCCATTCGACGCCTCGGCCGTGGCCCGCGTGACGGAGCGCGCCGTGCGCATGTCCGGCCGCCAGGAAAAGATCTCCACCTTCTTCCCGCACCTGGCCGACCTCGTGGACGAGGCCGCCTACTTCGCGGACCAGTGCGAGAGCTGCGCGGCCGTCACCGCCGAGCACGTGGAAAAGGCCATCGAGGCCAAGATCTACCGCTCCAACCAGGTGGAGGAGCGGCTCCAGGAGATGATCGACCGGGGTTCGCTCTTCGTGAGCACGGACGGCGAAGAGGTCGGGCAGATCAACGGCCTGGCCGTCTATTCCATGGGCGACCACATGTTCGGCAAGCCCTCGCGCATCACCGCCGTGACCAGCCTGGGCAAGGAAGGGCTGATCAACATCGAGCGCGAGGCCGACCTCTCCGGCCCCACCCACAACAAGGGCATGCTCATCCTGGCGGGCTGGCTGCGGCGTATGTTCGCCCAGGACAAGCCCATGGCCCTGGCCGCGTCCATCGCCTTCGAGCAGAGCTACGGCGGGGTGGACGGCGACTCGGCCTCCAGCACCGAGCTTTACGCGCTGCTCTCCAGCCTCTCCGGCCTGCCCATCCGCCAGGACATCGCCGTGACCGGCTCCGTGAACCAGAAGGGCGAGGTCCAGCCCATCGGCGGGGTCAACGAGAAGATCGAGGGCTTCTACCTCTGCTGCAAGAGCGCCGGACTGACGGGCAGGCAGGGCGTGATGATCCCCAAGGCCAACGTCAAGGATCTGATGCTCCGCCAGGAAGTGGTGGACGCCGTGGACCAGGGCCGCTTCAACGTCTGGGCCGTGGCCCGCATCGAGGACGGGGCCGAGCTGCTCATGGGCAAGCCCGCGGGCAGCCGGGGCAAGAACGGCAAGTACCCCAAGAATTCCATCTTCGGCCTCGCGGACGCCAAGCTCCTGGAAATGGCCGAGGCCATCCAGAAGTTCGGCAAGGACAAGGACGAGGACAAGAAAAAGAGCGGGAAGAAGTCCGCAGCCAAGAAATAA